Proteins encoded by one window of Ignavibacteriota bacterium:
- a CDS encoding alpha-N-arabinofuranosidase, whose translation MSKCYLLFTVFVLVAISLTAQQIKNSKRISPNLFGIFFEDINYSADGGLYAELVQNRSFEYSPTEQKSWNPLSFWEYISPGFSYGRISVETTSPIHQNNPHYIVIDVEHVGHEANYIGDSGVGIKNYGYGGMVINADDKYILTFFARQISEEPINFNLSLQSTSGSVKYAETEITVSSKEWKKYSTTFIASENSDSAVLVILATSKCKFAIDVISLFPEKTFHNRENGLRNDLAQVLADMKPKFIRFPGGCLVHGDGLGNMYRWKNTIGPIEQRKEQRNIWGYNQTAGLGYFEYFQFCEDIGAKPLPIVPAGVSCQNSGGTWRIGGTGQKALPNSQMPDYVQEILDLIEWANGPVTSIWGSKRAEAGHAKPFNLEYIGIGNEDKMTPEFIERFKMIYEVVKAKHPEIKVIGTVGPFHSGEDFDKGWKLADELKIPIVDEHYYTDPKWLIANQYRYDKYDRSKSKVYLGEYASWGNKFFNALAEASYLTSLERNGDLVVMASYAPLFAKKDFTQWKIDMIFFDNSKIVLTPNYFVQKMFMNNQGDLYLNNIIDWNKNDSSLAASAVFDTQTEDIILKLVNADGESKKMKINLSDFANINSNAELTLITGNAEDENTFENPKKIENVQSNYIVSANFEYKLPALSFSVIRIKNNK comes from the coding sequence ATGTCAAAATGTTATTTACTGTTTACGGTTTTTGTATTAGTTGCAATTTCTTTAACAGCGCAGCAAATTAAAAATTCGAAACGAATCAGTCCGAATTTATTTGGAATATTCTTTGAAGATATCAATTACTCGGCAGATGGAGGACTATACGCTGAGCTAGTACAAAACCGTTCTTTTGAATATAGTCCAACTGAACAAAAAAGCTGGAACCCTCTTTCGTTTTGGGAATATATTTCACCCGGATTTTCATACGGAAGAATAAGCGTAGAAACAACTTCTCCTATTCATCAAAATAATCCCCATTACATTGTGATCGATGTTGAACACGTTGGGCATGAAGCTAATTATATTGGTGATTCCGGTGTTGGAATTAAAAATTACGGATATGGCGGAATGGTGATAAATGCGGATGATAAATATATCCTGACATTCTTCGCCCGTCAAATATCGGAAGAACCGATCAATTTTAATTTAAGCCTGCAGAGTACATCCGGCTCAGTAAAATATGCCGAAACCGAAATTACGGTATCTTCAAAAGAATGGAAAAAATATTCAACTACTTTTATTGCTTCTGAAAATAGTGATAGCGCGGTCTTAGTTATTCTTGCCACATCGAAATGTAAATTTGCGATCGATGTTATATCACTTTTTCCCGAAAAAACTTTTCATAACCGCGAGAACGGTTTAAGAAATGACCTTGCTCAAGTTTTAGCCGATATGAAACCAAAATTTATTCGATTCCCGGGCGGATGTCTGGTACACGGCGATGGTTTGGGAAATATGTACAGATGGAAAAATACAATAGGACCGATTGAACAAAGAAAGGAGCAAAGAAATATTTGGGGTTACAATCAAACAGCAGGCTTAGGATATTTCGAATATTTTCAGTTTTGCGAGGATATTGGAGCAAAACCCTTACCTATTGTCCCGGCTGGAGTAAGCTGCCAAAATTCAGGAGGTACTTGGCGTATCGGAGGAACCGGACAAAAAGCATTGCCAAATAGCCAGATGCCGGATTATGTTCAAGAAATTTTGGATTTGATTGAATGGGCAAACGGACCGGTTACTTCTATTTGGGGTTCAAAAAGAGCCGAAGCCGGACATGCAAAACCATTTAATCTCGAATACATTGGAATTGGCAATGAAGACAAAATGACTCCCGAATTTATTGAACGCTTTAAAATGATTTATGAAGTTGTTAAAGCTAAACATCCCGAAATAAAAGTTATCGGTACTGTCGGACCTTTTCACAGTGGCGAGGATTTTGACAAAGGCTGGAAATTAGCCGATGAACTGAAAATCCCTATTGTAGATGAACATTATTATACCGATCCAAAATGGCTTATCGCAAATCAATATCGCTACGATAAGTATGATAGAAGTAAATCGAAAGTTTATTTGGGTGAATATGCATCCTGGGGTAACAAATTTTTTAATGCTCTTGCTGAAGCATCGTATCTTACATCTTTGGAACGAAATGGCGACTTGGTTGTGATGGCATCTTATGCTCCTTTATTTGCAAAAAAAGATTTCACTCAATGGAAAATAGATATGATCTTTTTCGACAATTCCAAAATTGTTCTGACTCCGAATTATTTTGTCCAGAAAATGTTTATGAACAACCAAGGCGATTTGTATTTGAACAATATTATTGATTGGAATAAAAATGACAGTTCTTTAGCTGCTTCTGCAGTATTTGATACTCAAACCGAAGATATAATACTTAAACTAGTAAATGCCGACGGTGAATCAAAAAAGATGAAAATAAATTTATCGGATTTTGCAAATATTAATTCCAACGCGGAATTAACACTTATAACCGGAAATGCTGAAGATGAAAATACATTTGAAAATCCTAAAAAAATTGAAAACGTGCAATCCAATTATATAGTGAGCGCAAATTTTGAATATAAATTACCTGCATTGTCATTCAGTGTAATAAGAATTAAAAACAATAAGTGA